One window from the genome of Myxococcales bacterium encodes:
- a CDS encoding ATP-binding cassette domain-containing protein, which produces MPAPTNADATPALRAVVSKSYGAHVALADATLTVPRGGICALVGENGAGKSTLCHIAAGTLPATAGHLEIGGARYDAATYGIAQASAHGVAVVAQHGSLIAGLSLVEHALMTPRKLPWHRRLGSDAKRRLRRELDQVRDASGLACAVDVPCGALALGERQRAEIVLALWRGATLLLLDEPTALLSPLETDALFAKLRGLAATTSIVLVTHRLSEVADVADTVTVLRKGRTVATYAGEDVRDTQRITHAMMGDILGAGSPPPPPAARDVALEIDGLAVGPWHRHAAAHGGLSLKMVRGEVVGIAGVEGNGQQELLDMLAGTAPTKWVHQANARAFALAAPSQERRDLAALSPRARRQAGLVVISGDRHRDGVIEGWSLPQNAMIGRYDLFVGHALPRAAAAREATRIVAEADVTPADALTLGALSGGNQQKFYMGRELGVPRLTAVVCAHPTRGVDLRAAALIWRHLYALAERGVAIAIISADVDELLSRCHRLVVLERGRLLQASGASKQRLGELMTTGSEAVRHG; this is translated from the coding sequence ATGCCCGCGCCCACCAACGCCGATGCTACGCCGGCTTTGCGCGCCGTCGTCAGCAAGTCATATGGCGCGCACGTTGCGCTTGCCGACGCGACGCTCACCGTGCCTCGTGGCGGCATTTGCGCCCTGGTCGGCGAAAACGGCGCGGGCAAGAGCACGCTGTGCCACATCGCCGCCGGCACCTTGCCCGCGACGGCGGGACACCTCGAAATTGGCGGTGCCCGCTACGACGCCGCGACGTACGGCATTGCGCAGGCCTCAGCTCACGGCGTTGCCGTGGTCGCGCAGCACGGCTCGCTCATTGCTGGCCTGTCGCTCGTGGAACACGCGCTCATGACGCCACGTAAGCTGCCATGGCATCGGCGCCTGGGGTCAGATGCGAAGCGGCGCCTTCGCCGCGAGCTTGACCAAGTCCGCGACGCCAGTGGGCTCGCATGCGCGGTCGACGTGCCATGCGGGGCACTCGCGCTTGGCGAGCGGCAACGCGCCGAGATCGTGCTCGCGCTTTGGCGCGGCGCCACGTTGCTCTTGTTAGATGAACCCACCGCGCTGCTTTCGCCGCTGGAAACCGATGCCTTGTTTGCCAAGCTGCGCGGGCTCGCAGCTACCACGTCCATCGTGCTGGTGACCCACCGCCTCAGCGAGGTCGCCGACGTCGCCGATACCGTGACCGTATTGCGCAAGGGCCGCACCGTCGCGACGTACGCAGGGGAGGACGTGCGCGACACTCAGCGCATCACTCACGCGATGATGGGGGATATCCTCGGCGCGGGCTCGCCGCCGCCGCCACCTGCGGCGCGCGACGTCGCGCTCGAAATTGACGGCCTAGCGGTAGGACCGTGGCATCGTCACGCCGCTGCGCATGGTGGCCTAAGTCTAAAGATGGTGCGCGGCGAAGTCGTCGGGATCGCGGGCGTTGAGGGCAACGGACAGCAAGAGTTGCTCGACATGCTCGCCGGCACCGCGCCGACGAAATGGGTTCATCAGGCAAACGCGCGGGCGTTTGCGCTCGCCGCGCCATCGCAGGAACGGCGTGACCTTGCGGCGCTCTCACCGCGCGCGCGTCGGCAGGCGGGCCTTGTGGTTATTAGCGGCGACCGCCACCGCGATGGGGTGATCGAGGGGTGGTCGCTGCCGCAAAACGCGATGATTGGCCGCTACGACCTGTTTGTCGGTCACGCCTTGCCGCGCGCCGCGGCGGCACGGGAGGCCACGCGTATCGTCGCCGAGGCCGACGTCACGCCGGCTGACGCCCTCACGCTCGGCGCGCTGTCGGGGGGCAATCAACAAAAATTCTACATGGGCCGAGAGCTGGGGGTGCCGCGGTTAACGGCGGTTGTCTGCGCCCACCCCACGCGCGGCGTCGACTTGCGCGCAGCGGCGCTGATATGGCGACACCTTTACGCGCTTGCCGAGCGTGGCGTTGCCATCGCCATTATTTCAGCCGACGTCGACGAGCTGCTGTCGCGTTGCCATCGCCTCGTCGTGCTCGAGCGCGGGCGCCTGCTACAGGCCTCGGGAGCCTCCAAACAGAGGCTCGGCGAGCTCATGACCACAGGCAGTGAGGCGGTCCGTCATGGCTGA
- a CDS encoding ABC transporter permease, with translation MAEQAVVDRTRAWHFAIAIAAALLLGSLLILLAQVSPASVWQIVLIEPWLSWYGLGQVIAKATPLLCTGLAVWIARHAGLLNLGAEAQLAAGCVTYAVLGASGLPPWLALATAITGAALAGAAIGAIIGAMKASRGANEIVVAIALNAVVLAGIMALGHHFLFVGVALRSETTQAATWMPSLGLGQSQANVSALVALVLAIASGYVMHRTKLGFEIRLLGQRRTVAAAAGIGIVKTTCLAMAWAGAAAGLGALHYVGGYKHAFEAQMGAGMGMLGIAVALLGGRTIPGLVASAIVFGALLHGGLLASRLVPKEIIETSIAMLVLALAAASIRQQTEASDA, from the coding sequence ATGGCTGAGCAAGCCGTCGTCGACCGCACACGCGCGTGGCATTTCGCGATCGCAATTGCCGCCGCCTTGCTGCTCGGCAGCCTCCTCATACTGCTAGCGCAAGTATCGCCGGCGTCGGTGTGGCAGATCGTCCTCATCGAGCCATGGCTGTCGTGGTACGGCCTTGGTCAAGTCATTGCCAAGGCGACGCCGCTCTTGTGCACCGGCCTGGCGGTGTGGATCGCGCGCCACGCGGGCCTGCTCAACCTCGGTGCCGAAGCGCAACTTGCCGCGGGATGCGTGACCTATGCCGTGCTCGGCGCAAGCGGCCTACCACCCTGGCTGGCGCTCGCGACCGCGATAACCGGTGCGGCGCTCGCGGGCGCCGCCATCGGTGCGATCATCGGCGCCATGAAGGCGTCCCGCGGCGCCAACGAAATCGTCGTCGCCATCGCGCTCAACGCCGTCGTCTTGGCGGGCATCATGGCGCTCGGCCACCACTTCTTGTTTGTCGGCGTCGCATTGCGGAGTGAGACGACGCAGGCGGCGACGTGGATGCCAAGCTTGGGCCTTGGGCAAAGTCAAGCCAACGTCAGCGCGTTGGTGGCGCTTGTGCTCGCCATCGCATCGGGGTACGTCATGCATCGCACCAAGCTAGGCTTCGAGATACGGCTGCTCGGGCAGCGACGCACCGTTGCTGCCGCCGCCGGCATCGGGATCGTCAAAACCACGTGCCTGGCCATGGCGTGGGCAGGTGCTGCCGCGGGGCTTGGCGCGTTGCACTACGTGGGCGGCTACAAGCACGCCTTCGAGGCACAAATGGGCGCAGGCATGGGCATGCTTGGCATTGCCGTCGCGCTGCTCGGTGGCCGCACCATCCCCGGCCTCGTTGCCAGCGCCATCGTATTTGGCGCCTTGCTCCATGGCGGCCTGCTGGCTTCACGCTTGGTGCCCAAGGAAATCATTGAGACGTCGATTGCCATGCTCGTGCTCGCGCTCGCCGCCGCGTCAATCAGGCAGCAGACGGAGGCGAGCGATGCTTGA
- a CDS encoding ABC transporter permease, with the protein MLDLALFAVIAAQLLRVAMPYLGAALCGGINEASGTIDVALEGKLLIGAFAAATAAHATGSPAVGTGAALCAVMALTALQGWLCIRLAADQVLVGIGLNMFAAGITRYLLHVLYGTTANSPQGPRLASLAENPLFYMLALGAFALPWIFASTPFGMRLRAAGGRPASLAQLGLSPLAVRWQAMLLSCYFAALGGAALSLSLGKFVSDMSGGRGYVAMAAVILGNWQPRRIALWCLAFAALESLGSRLQMHTLPGVKEFLVVLPHVAVLLVLGFWPARRSANKLHLVRRAKPDEA; encoded by the coding sequence ATGCTTGATCTGGCGCTGTTTGCGGTCATCGCGGCGCAGCTGCTGCGGGTCGCAATGCCATACCTTGGCGCCGCCCTCTGCGGCGGCATCAATGAGGCGTCAGGCACCATCGACGTCGCGCTCGAAGGCAAGCTACTCATCGGCGCGTTTGCCGCGGCGACCGCCGCTCACGCCACCGGCTCGCCCGCGGTTGGCACCGGCGCCGCCCTCTGCGCGGTGATGGCCTTGACCGCGTTGCAGGGTTGGCTTTGCATACGCCTTGCCGCAGATCAGGTGCTTGTTGGCATTGGCCTCAACATGTTCGCCGCGGGCATCACGCGCTATTTGCTACACGTGCTCTATGGCACGACCGCCAACTCGCCGCAGGGCCCTCGCCTCGCCTCGCTCGCCGAGAATCCGCTATTTTACATGCTCGCGCTCGGCGCCTTTGCGCTGCCGTGGATCTTCGCGTCGACCCCCTTTGGCATGCGCTTGCGCGCGGCAGGCGGGCGTCCGGCCAGCCTGGCGCAGCTTGGCCTCTCGCCGCTGGCCGTGCGTTGGCAAGCGATGCTGCTATCTTGTTATTTTGCCGCGCTCGGCGGCGCCGCGCTTTCCCTGTCGCTCGGCAAATTCGTATCCGATATGAGCGGGGGTCGCGGCTATGTCGCAATGGCCGCGGTGATCTTGGGCAATTGGCAGCCGCGCCGCATCGCGCTGTGGTGCCTCGCCTTTGCCGCGCTTGAATCGCTTGGGAGTCGGCTACAAATGCACACCCTGCCCGGCGTCAAAGAATTCCTCGTGGTGTTGCCGCATGTCGCGGTTCTGTTAGTACTTGGTTTTTGGCCGGCGCGACGAAGCGCCAATAAGCTACATCTGGTCCGGCGCGCCAAGCCCGATGAGGCGTAA
- the argS gene encoding arginine--tRNA ligase, producing MSQYTPFHEKALRTAAEETGQPAASFAVSAPPKPEMGDLAVGCFAAAKALGRSPVEIAKDVAAAFVPSDELASATAAGPFVNFRVARPAVFAWLADGVFARRALTPANVGAGQTVCIDYSSPNISKHLAYHHIRSTVIGQALAQMHRALGYRVVGINHLGDWGTTHGMLLAAHEKWGEPSPLDITALNDLYVRFRAAMKEDPALEQKARAWFHRLEAGDPAARATWQRFRDVSWAEFQSVYDMLGIVFDEVRGESAYEAAMPGVIDMLAQKQLTSESEGALVVQIPGEQTPLLLKTKDGTTLYATRDIAAAMYRWETYQFTRSLYVVDRGQGLHFKQLFAVLGMAGFEWASRCEHVPFGLVRIGGKKTGTRAGNVVLLKDVFNEATDEVAAKIREGAGGGAMTPAQIAEVAQMVGIGGVVFATLVSQRDKDVDFVLEKVLSLDGDSGPYLQYSHARCASILRKGGVAASELPAANLALLTHDAEWAVARRLLDFGDTVVRAAAACEPHTICHYLLNLAGDFSRWYTLGNGDASLRVICDDADLRLARLALVAMVGHALAEGLRLIGLGAPDQM from the coding sequence GATCTCGCGGTCGGTTGCTTTGCGGCCGCCAAGGCGCTTGGCCGTTCGCCGGTGGAAATTGCCAAAGATGTCGCGGCCGCGTTCGTTCCCAGCGACGAATTGGCCAGCGCGACAGCGGCGGGGCCTTTTGTCAATTTCCGCGTGGCGCGGCCGGCCGTATTTGCCTGGCTTGCCGACGGCGTGTTTGCAAGGCGGGCGCTGACGCCGGCCAACGTTGGCGCGGGCCAGACGGTTTGCATCGACTACTCGTCGCCAAATATTTCTAAGCACCTCGCGTATCACCATATTCGGTCGACCGTCATTGGCCAGGCCTTGGCGCAGATGCACCGTGCCCTCGGGTATCGCGTGGTCGGCATCAATCACCTCGGTGATTGGGGGACCACCCACGGCATGTTGCTCGCCGCCCACGAAAAATGGGGCGAGCCATCACCGCTCGATATAACCGCGCTAAACGACCTCTACGTGCGGTTTCGCGCGGCGATGAAGGAGGATCCGGCGCTCGAGCAAAAGGCGCGCGCGTGGTTTCATCGCCTTGAGGCGGGCGACCCCGCCGCGCGCGCGACGTGGCAGCGATTTCGCGACGTGTCATGGGCCGAATTTCAGTCGGTCTACGACATGCTGGGCATTGTCTTTGACGAGGTGCGCGGCGAGAGCGCCTATGAGGCCGCGATGCCCGGCGTCATCGACATGCTGGCGCAAAAGCAGCTCACCAGCGAGAGCGAAGGCGCGCTGGTGGTGCAAATTCCAGGCGAGCAAACGCCGCTGCTGCTTAAAACCAAGGATGGCACGACGCTCTACGCGACGCGCGACATCGCGGCGGCGATGTATCGCTGGGAGACCTATCAATTCACGCGCTCGCTGTATGTGGTGGATCGAGGGCAGGGCTTGCACTTCAAGCAGCTCTTTGCGGTGCTTGGCATGGCCGGGTTTGAGTGGGCGAGTCGCTGCGAGCACGTGCCCTTTGGGCTGGTGCGCATCGGTGGCAAGAAGACCGGCACGCGCGCTGGCAACGTGGTGCTGCTTAAAGATGTATTTAATGAAGCGACCGACGAGGTCGCCGCCAAGATTCGCGAGGGAGCGGGTGGCGGTGCGATGACGCCGGCGCAGATCGCCGAGGTGGCGCAAATGGTTGGCATTGGTGGCGTCGTCTTCGCCACCTTGGTGAGTCAGCGCGACAAGGACGTCGATTTTGTGCTCGAGAAGGTGCTGTCGCTCGACGGGGACTCGGGGCCGTATCTGCAATATAGCCACGCGCGCTGTGCGTCGATCCTGCGCAAGGGCGGCGTGGCGGCAAGCGAGCTGCCAGCGGCAAATCTCGCGCTGCTGACTCATGACGCTGAATGGGCGGTGGCGCGACGGCTGCTCGATTTTGGCGACACCGTCGTGCGTGCGGCCGCGGCGTGCGAGCCGCATACGATCTGCCACTATCTGCTCAATCTAGCCGGCGATTTTTCGCGGTGGTACACGCTTGGTAATGGCGACGCCTCGCTGCGCGTGATCTGCGACGACGCCGATTTGCGGCTGGCGCGCTTGGCGCTGGTAGCAATGGTGGGCCATGCCCTCGCCGAAGGGTTACGCCTCATCGGGCTTGGCGCGCCGGACCAGATGTAG